One window from the genome of Frankiales bacterium encodes:
- a CDS encoding oxidoreductase has protein sequence MTTSTTRTAPTAADLHPLLAQRWSPRAFDPTPVPDADVTALLEAARWAPSANNYQPWRFLVGRNGHDGADATYKGLFDALAEFNQVWASAAPVLVAGLVEVEHEDGSPRDIGPYELGLAVGQLTVEAASRGLVVHQMGGFDAARIAETFGVPPQYRAVVVLAVGRLGDPESLPAWAAEREVAPRERRPLSEIAFADVFGAPAAL, from the coding sequence ATGACCACCAGCACCACCCGCACCGCCCCGACCGCCGCCGACCTGCACCCGCTGCTCGCCCAGCGCTGGAGCCCGCGCGCGTTCGACCCGACCCCGGTCCCCGACGCGGACGTGACCGCGCTGCTCGAGGCCGCCCGCTGGGCGCCGAGCGCGAACAACTACCAGCCGTGGCGCTTCCTGGTCGGCCGCAACGGCCACGACGGCGCCGACGCGACGTACAAGGGCCTGTTCGACGCCCTCGCCGAGTTCAACCAGGTGTGGGCCTCCGCGGCCCCGGTGCTCGTCGCCGGCCTGGTGGAGGTCGAGCACGAGGACGGCTCCCCGCGCGACATCGGGCCCTACGAGCTCGGCCTCGCCGTCGGCCAGCTCACCGTCGAGGCGGCCTCGCGCGGCCTCGTCGTGCACCAGATGGGCGGGTTCGACGCCGCCCGCATCGCCGAGACCTTCGGCGTCCCGCCGCAGTACCGCGCGGTCGTCGTCCTGGCCGTCGGCCGCCTCGGCGACCCGGAGTCGCTGCCGGCCTGGGCCGCCGAGCGCGAGGTGGCACCGCGCGAGCGCCGGCCGCTGAGCGAGATCGCGTTCGCCGACGTGTTCGGCGCCCCGGCCGCCCTCTGA
- a CDS encoding aldehyde dehydrogenase family protein, with protein sequence MTTTPGIPGIEPDTVTPVPIDGELVAGSASTEVRAPYDGTLLGSIPALTAADVDRAVAAAKQALHERPLPQWKRAEILDKAAALLVERQEDFARCIALEAAKPIRTARAEAQRAVSTLQFSAAVARTLAGEVVPLEAAPSGEGKLGFVLRVPVGVVGAISPFNFPLNLVAHKLGPAIAAGCPVVLKPASQTPFSAILLARLLFEAGLPHDYLHVVTGGGSVVGNALVDHDDIALITFTGSPEVGWGIRARAPRKRVGLELGNNAPLILEGDADWRTAVAKVKVAGFSHAGQSCISTQRLFVHSSIADDVVAALTEAVDSIVVGDPLDEATDVSALISTGERDRVAGWIHEAADEGARVASGGVVGEDGVLRPTLVVDATPEMKVCSQEVFGPVVAVTRYDDFADALRMANDTRYGLQAGLFTADVTKALQAARTLDFGGVLINEVPTWRADQQPYGGLRDSGNTREGPAWSVREMTEERLVILNG encoded by the coding sequence ATGACGACGACTCCCGGAATCCCCGGCATCGAGCCGGACACCGTCACCCCCGTGCCGATCGACGGCGAGCTCGTGGCCGGCTCGGCCTCCACCGAGGTGCGCGCCCCCTACGACGGCACGCTGCTCGGCTCGATCCCGGCGCTGACCGCCGCGGACGTCGACCGTGCCGTCGCCGCGGCCAAGCAGGCGCTGCACGAGCGCCCGCTGCCGCAGTGGAAGCGCGCCGAGATCCTCGACAAGGCCGCCGCCCTGCTCGTCGAGCGGCAGGAGGACTTCGCGCGGTGCATCGCGCTCGAGGCCGCCAAGCCGATCCGCACGGCCCGCGCCGAGGCCCAGCGCGCCGTGAGCACGCTGCAGTTCAGCGCGGCCGTCGCGCGCACGCTGGCCGGCGAGGTGGTGCCGCTGGAGGCGGCCCCGTCGGGCGAGGGCAAGCTCGGGTTCGTGCTCCGCGTCCCGGTGGGCGTCGTCGGGGCGATCTCGCCTTTCAACTTCCCGCTCAACCTGGTGGCGCACAAGCTCGGGCCGGCGATCGCCGCGGGCTGCCCGGTGGTGCTCAAGCCCGCGAGCCAGACACCGTTCTCGGCGATCCTGCTGGCCCGGCTGCTCTTCGAGGCCGGGCTCCCGCACGACTACCTGCACGTCGTCACCGGCGGCGGGTCGGTGGTGGGCAACGCGCTCGTCGACCACGACGACATCGCGCTCATCACCTTCACCGGCTCGCCCGAGGTGGGCTGGGGCATCCGGGCCCGCGCCCCGCGCAAGCGCGTCGGGCTCGAGCTGGGCAACAACGCGCCGCTCATCCTCGAGGGCGACGCCGACTGGCGCACCGCCGTCGCCAAGGTCAAGGTCGCCGGGTTCAGCCACGCCGGCCAGTCGTGCATCTCGACCCAGCGGCTGTTCGTCCACTCCTCGATCGCCGACGACGTCGTCGCCGCGCTCACCGAGGCGGTCGACTCGATCGTCGTGGGCGACCCGCTCGACGAGGCCACCGATGTCTCGGCGCTCATCTCGACCGGCGAGCGCGACCGCGTGGCCGGCTGGATCCACGAGGCCGCCGACGAGGGCGCCCGCGTGGCCTCGGGCGGCGTCGTCGGCGAGGACGGCGTGCTGCGGCCGACGCTGGTGGTCGACGCGACGCCGGAGATGAAGGTGTGCTCGCAGGAGGTGTTCGGCCCGGTCGTCGCGGTGACCCGCTACGACGACTTCGCCGACGCCCTGCGCATGGCCAACGACACGCGCTACGGGCTGCAGGCCGGCCTGTTCACCGCGGACGTCACCAAGGCCCTGCAGGCCGCGCGCACGCTGGACTTCGGCGGTGTGCTCATCAACGAGGTGCCCACGTGGCGGGCCGACCAGCAGCCGTACGGCGGCCTGCGCGACTCCGGCAACACCCGTGAGGGGCCGGCCTGGTCGGTCCGCGAGATGACCGAGGAGCGCCTGGTCATCCTCAACGGCTGA
- a CDS encoding nitrite/sulfite reductase encodes MVVRRCPPGGPGPSLGACPRTTASWSGVTSTTCAWPARPVAPSADPPSRALHPGRPSSSGLLPLLTPGRWGTSCRAPPVVLAPRRRPMSIDTTADPPAQAPGAARSRAARPPRGEGQWALGYAEPLNANERLKKDDDGLNVRARIENVYSRQGFGSIDPSDLRGRMRWWGLYTQRRQGIDGGRTSSLEPHELDDEHFMLRIRSDGGILSAEQLRAVADVSQRYARDTADITDRQNVQLHWVRIEDVPAIWQRLESVGLTTAEACGDTPRVVLGSPVAGVAADEILDGTPAIREIVRRHVADPRFSNLPRKFKSAVSGSPRQDVAHEVNDLSFVGVVHPEHGPGFDVWVGGGLSTNPMLAQRLGAWVPLDEVPDVWAAVVSVFRDYGYRRLRTRARLKFLVQDWGVARLREVVEQQYLGHRLVDGPAAQPYAGRRDHVGVHPQRDGRWYVGAAPTVGRVSGTVLDGLATLAERHGSGEVRLTAQQKLVVLGVGDDDIEPLVAGLHALGLEVRPSEFRRGTMACTGIEFCKLAIAETKGNAARLVAELEDRLPTFDRPLSLHVNGCPNSCARIQVADIGLKGMLVPGPDGEQTEGFQVHLGGELGPEAGLGRKPRGLKVTSAELPDYVERVVGRYVEQRDDDESFAQWARRADEEALT; translated from the coding sequence ATGGTGGTACGGCGTTGCCCGCCAGGCGGACCAGGCCCCAGCCTGGGCGCATGCCCGCGCACAACCGCCTCGTGGTCCGGCGTCACGTCGACCACATGCGCGTGGCCAGCGCGGCCTGTCGCCCCGTCGGCTGACCCGCCGTCCCGTGCCCTGCACCCCGGACGGCCGTCGTCGTCCGGGCTCCTCCCCCTGCTGACCCCCGGTCGGTGGGGGACGTCGTGCCGCGCGCCGCCGGTCGTCCTCGCCCCGAGGAGACGACCGATGAGCATCGACACCACCGCAGACCCGCCCGCGCAGGCGCCCGGCGCCGCCCGCTCCCGGGCCGCCCGCCCCCCGCGCGGCGAGGGGCAGTGGGCGCTCGGCTACGCCGAGCCGCTCAACGCCAACGAGCGCCTGAAGAAGGACGACGACGGGCTCAACGTCCGCGCCCGGATCGAGAACGTCTACTCCCGTCAGGGGTTCGGCTCGATCGACCCGAGCGACCTGCGCGGCCGCATGCGGTGGTGGGGCCTCTACACCCAGCGCCGGCAGGGGATCGACGGCGGCCGCACCTCGTCCCTCGAGCCGCACGAGCTCGACGACGAGCACTTCATGCTCCGCATCCGCAGCGACGGCGGGATCCTCTCGGCCGAGCAGCTGCGTGCGGTCGCCGACGTCTCGCAGCGCTACGCCCGCGACACCGCCGACATCACCGACCGGCAGAACGTGCAGCTGCACTGGGTCCGGATCGAGGACGTGCCGGCGATCTGGCAGCGGCTGGAGTCCGTGGGCCTCACCACCGCCGAGGCGTGCGGCGACACCCCCCGCGTCGTCCTCGGCTCGCCGGTCGCCGGCGTCGCGGCCGACGAGATCCTCGACGGGACGCCGGCCATCCGCGAGATCGTGCGCCGCCACGTCGCCGACCCGCGGTTCTCGAACCTGCCCCGCAAGTTCAAGTCGGCGGTGTCAGGCTCGCCCCGCCAGGACGTGGCCCACGAGGTGAACGACCTCTCGTTCGTCGGTGTCGTGCACCCCGAGCACGGCCCGGGCTTCGACGTCTGGGTGGGCGGCGGCCTGTCGACGAACCCGATGCTGGCGCAGCGCCTCGGTGCCTGGGTGCCGCTCGACGAGGTGCCCGACGTCTGGGCCGCCGTGGTGTCGGTGTTCCGCGACTACGGCTACCGCAGGCTGCGCACGCGCGCCCGCCTGAAGTTCCTCGTGCAGGACTGGGGGGTCGCCCGGCTGCGCGAGGTGGTCGAGCAGCAGTACCTCGGCCACCGGCTCGTGGACGGACCGGCCGCGCAGCCCTACGCCGGCCGCCGCGACCACGTCGGCGTCCACCCGCAGCGCGACGGGCGGTGGTACGTCGGTGCCGCACCGACGGTGGGCCGGGTGAGCGGCACCGTGCTGGACGGGCTCGCCACCCTCGCCGAGCGCCACGGCTCCGGCGAGGTCCGTCTCACTGCGCAGCAGAAGCTCGTGGTGCTCGGCGTCGGGGACGACGACATCGAGCCGCTCGTCGCGGGGCTGCACGCGCTCGGTCTCGAGGTGCGTCCCAGTGAGTTCCGCCGCGGCACCATGGCCTGCACCGGCATCGAGTTCTGCAAGCTGGCGATCGCGGAGACCAAGGGCAACGCCGCGCGGCTCGTGGCCGAGCTCGAGGACCGGCTGCCCACGTTCGACCGGCCGCTGTCGCTGCACGTCAACGGATGCCCCAACTCCTGCGCGCGCATCCAGGTGGCCGACATCGGGCTCAAGGGCATGCTCGTCCCCGGCCCGGACGGCGAGCAGACCGAGGGCTTCCAGGTGCACCTCGGCGGCGAGCTCGGGCCGGAGGCCGGCCTCGGGCGCAAGCCGCGCGGGCTCAAGGTGACCTCGGCCGAGCTGCCCGACTACGTCGAGCGCGTGGTCGGGCGCTACGTCGAGCAGCGCGACGACGACGAGTCCTTCGCGCAGTGGGCCCGCCGCGCCGACGAGGAGGCCCTGACGTGA
- a CDS encoding phosphoadenylyl-sulfate reductase — protein MPQLLRAHPGGRHRAQGHARPRPGRRADRGLPGAPRRRARAGGRPRAQAARAQGDLGRAARLRRARGRALRRAARRRRVLRAVGPPRRRGGPDVSTLSLHRRQDLARDGAALVADLDDPRRQAAAALRWAVETFGEGFVVASSMADAVLVHLASSVAPGVEVLFLDTGYHFAETLGTRDAVATAYPVEVSTVLPLLSVEQQDARFGPDLWARDPDACCAIRKVEPLERALSGYAAWASGMRRDEAVTRRAIDVVGWDARRGLVKLNPLAAWTEDDVARYADEHGVLVNPLRQIGYASIGCEPCTRPVAPGEDGRAGRWAGTGKVECGLHA, from the coding sequence ATGCCCCAACTCCTGCGCGCGCATCCAGGTGGCCGACATCGGGCTCAAGGGCATGCTCGTCCCCGGCCCGGACGGCGAGCAGACCGAGGGCTTCCAGGTGCACCTCGGCGGCGAGCTCGGGCCGGAGGCCGGCCTCGGGCGCAAGCCGCGCGGGCTCAAGGTGACCTCGGCCGAGCTGCCCGACTACGTCGAGCGCGTGGTCGGGCGCTACGTCGAGCAGCGCGACGACGACGAGTCCTTCGCGCAGTGGGCCCGCCGCGCCGACGAGGAGGCCCTGACGTGAGCACCCTCTCGCTGCACCGGCGCCAGGACCTCGCCCGCGACGGCGCCGCGCTCGTCGCGGACCTCGACGACCCCCGCCGTCAGGCCGCCGCGGCGCTGCGATGGGCCGTCGAGACCTTCGGCGAGGGGTTCGTCGTGGCGAGCTCGATGGCCGACGCCGTCCTGGTGCACCTCGCGTCGTCCGTGGCACCGGGCGTGGAGGTGCTCTTCCTCGACACCGGCTACCACTTCGCCGAGACGCTCGGCACGCGCGACGCGGTGGCCACCGCGTACCCGGTCGAGGTGAGCACGGTCCTGCCGCTGCTGAGCGTCGAGCAGCAGGACGCCCGGTTCGGGCCGGACCTGTGGGCCCGCGACCCCGACGCGTGCTGCGCGATCCGCAAGGTGGAGCCGCTGGAGCGGGCGCTGTCCGGCTACGCCGCCTGGGCCAGCGGGATGCGTCGCGACGAAGCGGTCACCCGTCGGGCGATCGACGTCGTCGGCTGGGACGCGCGCCGCGGGCTGGTGAAGCTCAACCCCCTCGCCGCGTGGACCGAGGACGACGTGGCGCGCTACGCCGACGAGCACGGCGTGCTGGTGAACCCGCTGCGTCAGATCGGTTACGCCTCCATCGGGTGCGAGCCGTGCACACGGCCCGTGGCGCCCGGCGAGGACGGCCGGGCCGGCCGGTGGGCCGGCACCGGCAAGGTCGAGTGCGGGCTGCACGCATGA
- the cobA gene encoding uroporphyrinogen-III C-methyltransferase, with the protein MTASTRAPSYPLVLDLAGRRVLVVGGGPVAARRATALVAAGAVVEVVAPWLCEPLAALVADRAVTWHPREYADGDIDGAWLVHTATGEPGTDAAVASAAEAARVWCVRADDAGSSAAWTPAVARAADGVLVAVSGGGDPGRARALRDAVAAALDTGTLPLRATRPRRATGPGTVHLVGGGPGDAGLLTVRGRRLLALADVVVVDRLAPRGVLEELGPHVEVVDCGKAPGHHQLTQDEINDLLVDRALRGLDVVRLKGGDPFVLGRGGEEALACRAAGVPVEVVPGVTSAVSVPAAAGIPVTHRGIASSFALVSAHDGIAPVEAAAAQHPASTTLVLLMGVRLLRDSATALVRAGRDATTPVAVVERGWTSRQRTTVGTLADIADLAAARAVESPAVVVVGDVVRLRATLGAFADELS; encoded by the coding sequence ATGACCGCCTCGACGCGCGCTCCCTCCTACCCCCTCGTGCTCGACCTGGCCGGCCGCCGCGTGCTCGTGGTCGGCGGCGGCCCGGTGGCGGCGCGCCGGGCCACGGCCCTCGTGGCGGCCGGGGCCGTCGTCGAGGTGGTGGCGCCGTGGCTGTGCGAGCCGTTGGCCGCGCTCGTGGCCGACCGCGCCGTGACCTGGCACCCGCGCGAGTACGCCGACGGCGACATCGACGGCGCGTGGCTCGTGCACACGGCCACGGGCGAGCCCGGCACCGACGCCGCGGTGGCGTCGGCCGCCGAGGCCGCGCGGGTGTGGTGCGTGCGCGCCGACGACGCCGGCTCCTCGGCCGCGTGGACGCCAGCCGTGGCCCGCGCTGCCGACGGCGTGCTCGTCGCGGTGTCCGGCGGCGGCGACCCCGGGCGCGCCCGCGCCCTGCGCGACGCGGTCGCCGCGGCGCTGGACACCGGGACGCTGCCGCTGCGCGCGACCCGCCCCCGCCGCGCCACCGGCCCGGGCACGGTGCACCTCGTGGGCGGTGGCCCGGGCGACGCGGGCCTGCTCACGGTGCGCGGCCGGCGGCTGCTGGCCCTGGCCGACGTCGTGGTGGTGGACCGCCTCGCACCGCGCGGGGTGCTCGAGGAGCTCGGCCCGCACGTCGAGGTGGTCGACTGCGGCAAGGCCCCTGGCCACCACCAGCTCACGCAGGACGAGATCAACGACCTGCTCGTCGATCGGGCCCTGCGCGGTCTCGACGTCGTGCGGCTCAAGGGCGGCGACCCGTTCGTGCTGGGCCGCGGCGGCGAGGAGGCCCTGGCCTGCCGTGCCGCCGGCGTGCCGGTCGAGGTCGTGCCGGGCGTGACGTCGGCGGTGTCCGTGCCGGCAGCCGCAGGCATCCCGGTGACGCACCGCGGGATCGCGTCGTCGTTCGCGCTGGTGTCGGCGCACGACGGGATCGCACCGGTGGAGGCGGCGGCCGCGCAGCACCCGGCGTCGACGACGCTCGTGCTCCTCATGGGGGTGCGGCTGCTGCGCGACTCCGCGACCGCGCTGGTGCGGGCGGGTCGCGACGCGACGACGCCGGTCGCGGTGGTCGAGCGGGGCTGGACGTCGCGGCAGCGCACCACCGTCGGCACGCTCGCCGACATCGCCGACCTCGCCGCGGCGCGGGCGGTCGAGTCGCCCGCGGTGGTCGTCGTCGGGGACGTCGTGCGCCTGCGCGCGACGCTGGGCGCGTTCGCGGACGAACTGTCGTGA
- a CDS encoding sirohydrochlorin chelatase — translation MTAGVLLAHGSPDPRSGHAVRDAADRLAALRGSEVAVAFLEHDRPTLAEAVAPLEGPVAVLPLLLSSAYHLREDVPAAVRAAGRPVHVADAVGHPPDVLDLLLRRAAAPAVVVAAGTRRRAEREAFARAVAAASRRTGVVARAAFATGPGPRLDDAVPGRAVVPWLLAPGRLLDRVRDCAARHEQPVVGDGLLAEPAFLAVLDGRLQDASVAPRAGVAS, via the coding sequence GTGACCGCCGGGGTGCTGCTCGCCCACGGGTCGCCGGACCCGAGGTCCGGCCACGCGGTGCGCGACGCGGCGGACCGGCTGGCCGCGCTCCGCGGCTCCGAGGTGGCGGTGGCGTTCCTCGAGCACGACCGGCCGACCCTGGCCGAGGCCGTCGCGCCGCTGGAGGGGCCGGTGGCGGTGCTGCCGCTGCTGCTGTCCTCCGCCTACCACCTGCGCGAGGACGTGCCCGCGGCCGTGCGCGCCGCCGGGCGGCCGGTGCACGTCGCGGACGCCGTGGGTCACCCGCCGGACGTGCTCGACCTGCTGCTGCGCCGGGCCGCCGCGCCAGCGGTGGTCGTCGCGGCCGGCACCCGCCGGCGCGCCGAGCGCGAGGCGTTCGCCCGTGCCGTGGCGGCGGCGTCGCGACGTACCGGCGTCGTGGCGCGCGCGGCCTTCGCGACCGGTCCGGGTCCGCGCCTCGACGACGCCGTGCCGGGGCGCGCCGTGGTGCCGTGGCTGCTGGCACCGGGCCGGCTGCTCGACCGGGTGCGGGACTGCGCCGCCCGGCACGAGCAGCCCGTCGTGGGCGACGGGCTGCTCGCGGAGCCGGCGTTCCTGGCGGTGCTCGACGGGCGCCTCCAGGACGCGTCCGTAGCGCCTCGGGCCGGCGTCGCGTCGTGA
- a CDS encoding phenylalanine 4-monooxygenase — MFNEGQLYAPVVTTEGGEVVVELGSDHPGVGDPEYRARRNTIASLALDWTPERPMPVAEYTDEEHEVWRVVSAELARKHERLACAAARAGRERIELPTDHIPQLTDVTAALAPLTGFTYLPAAGLVPLREFYGSLADRSFWSTQYIRHHSVPLYTPEPDVVHEVLGHAITLAEPTFAELYVAAGRAARRVESADALEFVSKVFWFSLEFGVVHEPDGPKAYGAGLLSSYGEIEEFVEADLRPVDIARMGVQTYDITHYQPILFAARSWSEVVDVVGGFFDSATDESIERLRHEHPVGV, encoded by the coding sequence ATGTTCAACGAGGGCCAGCTGTACGCACCCGTCGTGACCACCGAGGGCGGCGAGGTCGTCGTCGAGCTCGGCTCCGACCACCCCGGTGTCGGCGACCCCGAGTACCGCGCGCGCCGCAACACCATCGCCTCGCTGGCGCTGGACTGGACCCCCGAGCGGCCCATGCCCGTCGCGGAGTATACCGACGAGGAGCACGAGGTGTGGCGCGTGGTGAGCGCCGAGCTCGCCCGCAAGCACGAGCGGCTCGCCTGCGCCGCCGCGCGCGCCGGCCGCGAGCGCATCGAGCTGCCCACGGACCACATCCCGCAGCTCACCGACGTCACGGCCGCGCTCGCCCCGCTCACGGGGTTCACCTACCTGCCGGCGGCCGGGCTCGTGCCGCTGCGCGAGTTCTACGGGTCGCTGGCCGACCGGTCCTTCTGGTCGACCCAGTACATCCGCCACCACTCCGTGCCGCTGTACACCCCGGAGCCGGACGTCGTGCACGAGGTGCTCGGCCACGCGATCACCCTCGCCGAGCCCACCTTCGCCGAGCTGTACGTCGCGGCCGGCCGCGCGGCCCGCCGGGTGGAGTCGGCCGACGCGCTGGAGTTCGTGTCGAAGGTGTTCTGGTTCTCGCTGGAGTTCGGCGTCGTGCACGAGCCCGACGGCCCGAAGGCCTACGGGGCCGGGCTGCTGTCGTCGTACGGCGAGATCGAGGAGTTCGTCGAGGCGGACCTGCGCCCGGTCGACATCGCGCGCATGGGCGTGCAGACCTACGACATCACCCACTACCAGCCGATCCTGTTCGCGGCCCGGTCGTGGAGCGAGGTCGTCGACGTCGTGGGCGGCTTCTTCGACTCCGCCACGGACGAGAGCATCGAGCGCCTGCGCCACGAGCACCCCGTCGGCGTCTGA
- a CDS encoding prolyl oligopeptidase family serine peptidase produces MGARMGRFVTCSFPTNVSSALRPSRRMNYGQAVLRPPIAPSLPVTTTVHGQVVVDPYGGLADPAESVTAAYLQAERDYHDARVAGLAGTRERLAAEMRARVPDEEPSAPWEQGGWTYRRRTPPGAEYDRLERRPAGAADAAAEVLLDLQRVHDDAGAEYTHEGLLEVSPDGRWLAWSVDHEGDEVYALRFRDLTTGTDLDEVVPRTYYGGAWSADSATFLYVVHDDAYRPFQVWRHRLGTPVEQDVLVLEDLDERLEATVHASRSGDWLVITLLGRGFTEEWLVPAADVTTPPRLVRPRELGVEYAVEHAPGHGPDGADGFLVTTNLDAAEFRVAWAPVDDVATWLPHLDEDPAQRVWAVDAFARGVVLSLRRDGAATVRVVPRDAPAYDVLPEHAGGMVRLARNEDWDAEVVVVATDSFVHPTVELGLGWDGSRTERHRRESVGVDLDAYVCERLLAPADGVEVPVVVVRHRDTPLDGTAPCLLYGYGSYEACCDPDWGIDWWRSLPSLLDRGVVFAVGHPRGGGEMGRRWWEDGHLAAKHHTFDDQAAVAEHLLDGRVRAVVTRGLSAGGLLQGALYGRRPRLWAGVVAEVPFVDVVTTMLDASLPLTAQELLEWGDPRDPAQHEFMAAYSPVLNLPDVAERPPLLVTGAVHDPRVLVREPARWVARLRASDPGNGAGDDDSSPVSPRTVLFRCETGAGAHGGPSGRYAELEYEAEVHAWVLAALGVG; encoded by the coding sequence ATGGGGGCCCGAATGGGGAGGTTTGTGACATGTTCGTTCCCGACGAATGTTTCGTCGGCGTTACGGCCCTCCCGCCGGATGAATTACGGTCAGGCCGTGCTCCGACCGCCGATCGCCCCGTCCCTGCCCGTGACGACGACCGTCCACGGGCAGGTCGTCGTCGACCCCTACGGCGGCCTCGCCGACCCGGCCGAGTCGGTCACCGCGGCGTACCTGCAGGCCGAGCGCGACTACCACGACGCCCGCGTGGCCGGGCTCGCCGGCACCCGGGAGCGGCTGGCCGCCGAGATGCGCGCGCGCGTGCCGGACGAGGAGCCCTCGGCCCCGTGGGAGCAGGGCGGCTGGACCTACCGCCGGCGCACGCCGCCGGGGGCCGAGTACGACCGGCTCGAGCGCCGGCCCGCGGGCGCGGCCGACGCTGCCGCCGAGGTGCTGCTGGACCTTCAGCGGGTCCACGACGACGCGGGCGCCGAGTACACGCACGAGGGCCTGCTCGAGGTGAGCCCGGACGGCAGGTGGCTGGCGTGGTCGGTCGACCACGAGGGCGACGAGGTGTACGCCCTGCGCTTCCGGGACCTGACGACGGGCACCGACCTCGACGAGGTCGTGCCGCGCACCTACTACGGCGGCGCCTGGTCGGCCGACTCCGCGACGTTCCTCTACGTGGTGCACGACGACGCCTACCGGCCCTTCCAGGTGTGGCGCCACCGGCTCGGCACCCCGGTGGAGCAGGACGTGCTGGTGCTCGAGGACCTCGACGAGCGGCTCGAGGCGACGGTGCACGCGTCGCGGTCCGGCGACTGGCTCGTGATCACGCTGCTCGGTCGCGGCTTCACCGAGGAGTGGCTCGTGCCGGCGGCGGACGTGACGACGCCGCCCCGGCTCGTGCGTCCGCGCGAGCTCGGCGTGGAGTACGCCGTCGAGCACGCGCCCGGCCACGGGCCCGACGGCGCCGACGGGTTCCTCGTGACCACCAACCTCGACGCCGCGGAGTTCCGGGTGGCATGGGCGCCCGTCGACGACGTGGCCACCTGGCTGCCCCACCTCGACGAGGACCCCGCCCAGCGGGTGTGGGCCGTCGACGCGTTCGCCCGCGGCGTGGTGCTCAGCCTTCGCCGCGACGGCGCGGCCACCGTGCGCGTGGTGCCGCGCGACGCCCCGGCGTACGACGTCCTGCCCGAGCACGCCGGCGGCATGGTGCGCCTGGCGCGCAACGAGGACTGGGACGCCGAGGTCGTGGTGGTGGCCACGGACTCGTTCGTCCACCCGACCGTCGAGCTCGGCCTGGGCTGGGACGGCAGCCGCACCGAGCGCCACCGCCGCGAGAGCGTCGGCGTCGACCTGGACGCGTACGTCTGCGAGCGGCTGCTCGCCCCCGCCGACGGCGTCGAGGTGCCGGTGGTGGTCGTGCGGCACCGGGACACGCCGCTGGACGGCACCGCCCCCTGCCTGCTGTACGGCTACGGCTCCTACGAGGCCTGCTGCGACCCCGACTGGGGCATCGACTGGTGGCGCTCGCTGCCCTCGCTGCTCGACCGCGGCGTCGTCTTCGCCGTCGGCCACCCGCGCGGCGGCGGCGAGATGGGACGCCGGTGGTGGGAGGACGGCCACCTCGCGGCCAAGCACCACACGTTCGACGACCAGGCGGCGGTGGCCGAGCACCTGCTCGACGGCCGGGTGCGCGCGGTCGTGACCCGCGGGCTGTCCGCGGGCGGGCTGCTCCAGGGCGCGCTGTACGGCCGCCGGCCGCGGCTGTGGGCGGGCGTGGTGGCCGAGGTGCCGTTCGTCGACGTCGTCACGACGATGCTCGACGCGAGCCTGCCCCTCACGGCGCAGGAGTTGCTGGAGTGGGGCGACCCGCGCGACCCGGCCCAGCACGAGTTCATGGCGGCGTACTCGCCCGTGCTGAACCTGCCCGACGTCGCGGAGCGGCCGCCGCTGCTGGTGACCGGGGCCGTGCACGACCCGCGTGTGCTCGTGCGAGAGCCGGCCCGCTGGGTCGCCCGGCTGCGGGCGAGCGACCCCGGGAACGGCGCGGGGGACGACGACTCCTCGCCCGTGTCGCCGCGCACGGTGCTGTTCCGCTGCGAGACCGGGGCCGGCGCGCACGGCGGGCCGTCGGGGCGCTACGCCGAGCTCGAGTACGAGGCGGAGGTCCACGCCTGGGTGCTGGCCGCCCTCGGTGTCGGCTGA